GAGCAGGTGGTGGAATTCGGCGTCAACGACCTTGTTTCCGGCCGTACGACCCACGGCCATCGCGTCATGGGCCCCGGCCCGTTCGAGGTCGCCGCTGCTGCGGACTATGTCCGCGTGGCCGAGGAGCAGGGCAGGGTCATGCTTGATCCGGCCCGGCGCATGCAGGTCGTGCGCGAGCGCGGCGCGGCCCTGGCCGAGGCGAAGGGCGGAGAGGTCGTCTGGAACGACGGGCTGCTTCAGGAGGTGTCCAACCTCGTGGAACTTCCCGTGCCCGTGCTCGGCGACATCGATCCGATCTATCTCGAACTGCCCGCCGAGGTGCTGCTGACCTCCATGCAGAGCCATCAGAAGAGCTTCGGCGTGCGCGGCAAGGACGGCACGCTTCTGCCCCATTTCCTGACCACCCTGAACATCGAGCCTTCGGATCCGGCTCTGGTCAAGAAGGGCTGGGAGCGCGTACTCAAGGCCCGGCTGGAGGACGCCCGCTTCTTCTGGGAGGCGGATACCGGCACGGATTTCCAGGTCTGGCTGGACAAGCTGGAAAGCGTCGTCTTTCTCGGCCCTCTGGGCAGCATGGGCGACAAGTCCCGCCGTCTGGAACGTCTTTGCCGCCGGATCGGCGAGGCGCTCAGCGTCTCCAGGAACATCCTGCCCGGCGAGATCGCGGATTTCGCCAAAGCCGGGCGCATGGCCAAGGCGGACCTCGTGTCCGAGATGGTCAACGAGTTCGACACGCTTCAGGGCGTCATGGGCGGCATCTACGCCGAGCGGGCCGGAATGGGCTCCCTCGTGTCCGAGGCCCTCAAGGAGCAGTATCTGCCCGCCGGTCCGGATTCTCCGGTCCCGTCGAGTCTCGCGGGCGCGGTGCTGTCCATGGCGGACAAGGCCGACACCCTGGCGGGCTGCTTCGGCCTGGGCAAGATTCCCACCGGAGCCAACGATCCGTATGCGCTTCGGCGTTGCGCCCTCGGCATCTGCCGGATCATCATGGAACATGGCCTGGCCCTGGACGTGCGCGAGCTGCTGGGCTGGGCCCTGGAAGGCTACACCGACGTGAAGTGGAAGCTTCCCGTCGGCGAGGCCCTGGACAAGCTGGTGGACTTCTTCGGCCAGCGTCTGCGCGCGCTGTTCGCGGGGCGCGGCATGAGCGTGCTCGTTGTGGACGCGGCCCTGGGCGCTGGATTCGACGACATCCGGACCCTGGAACTGCGCGTCGCCGCCCTGGAAGCCTTCAGCAAGGAGCCGGATTTCGAGCAGGCCGTGCTGACCTTCAAGCGTGCGGCCAACATCATCCGCAAGCAGGGCGAGGAAGCCGGGCAGGAGCTGACGGGACGCTACGATGCCGCGCTCTTTGCCGAGGAGCAGGAAAAAGCCCTGGCCGAACGGCTGGAAAAATCCGAAAGCCGTTTCGAGGAACTGTGGGCCGCCGATGATTTCGCGGGACTGCTCGGATTGCTGCGGGAGCTGCGTCCCTCTGTGGACGCTTTCTTCGACGGCGTCATGGTCATCTGCGACGACCAGGCCGTGCGGCGCAATCGTCTGAACCTGCTCAAGTCCCTGGTGGATCGTCTCGGCAGGCTGGCGGATTTCAGCGCCTTGCAAGTCTAGAAAATCATGCGAAGGTCCGGCTCGCGGGTTGACACCGCTGAAAAGAGCGTATAAAGGACCACTTTCAGTTCAGCGAGTAGCAGTGTGCGCACGTCGCACGTAACATAAGATTTACAGCAACGAAAAAGCAGGAGAGAATACTCTTGGCCAACCACAAGTCCGCCATCAAGAGGCATCGCCAGAGCCTGAAGCGCCGCGATCGCAACCGCGCCACCAAGACCCGCATCAAGAACGTGGTCAAGGCCGTGCGCCAGGCCCTCGAACAGAACGACAAGGAGCAGGCTGCCGCCGCTCTGCAGAACGCCGCGTCCATGCTGGACAAGGCTTCCACCAAGAAGGTCGTTCACTGGCGCAATGCTTCCCGTCGCATCGCCCGCCTTCAGCAGGCCGTGAACAAGCTCGACTAGTTCGGGTTCTGTTCTGCGGAATTCAGTTCGCATCGCCCGCCGCGCTCCGCGCGGCGGGCTTTTTGCGTTGCGTGGAAAACGTCTCAGAGCTGTTCGAGACCGGCGGCCAGGGATTCGAGCACATCCATGTTCAGCAAGGTGATTTCGCGCCCGTGAACCTGGATGATTTCCTGCTCGGCCATCTTCTTGAGCGTGCGCGACAGGGTTTCCTGGATGGTGCCGAGATAGGACGCGATCTGCCCCTTGGCCATGTCCAGCCGCAGGGTGTCCGTCTCCTGGGTGTCGGCCAGGAGCAGGAGATAGGCGGCCAGCCGCTGCGGAACCTCCTTGAGGCTCAGGGCGGCGACCTGGCTGACCAGAATGCGCAGACGCCCCGCGAGCAGGGCGATCATGTTCATGCCCAGGTCCGGCTCCTTGAGGATCAGCGACCGAAAGGCGTCGCGCCGGAAGAAGAGCAGCCTGGTCCGTTCCAGGGCCTGCGCGCTGGCCGGGAAGGTGCTGCCCTGAAACATGGGCACTTCGCCGAGGGCGTCGCCCGGACCCCAGACGTGGATGATCTGCTCCTTGCCCGATATGGCGGATCGGTAGACTTTGACCCGGCCTTCCATGACCACGTAGAAGCCGTTGGCCTCGTCCCCGGCCTGGAATATCTCTTCTTTTTTTTCCATGACGCGCGGCAGGGCGATGCCGGCGAGAGCCTTGATCTGTTCCGGAGGCAGACCGTTGAAAAGCGTTACCGCCTTGAGCGCATCCATCATTTCGTTCATGCCTCGATCCTCTCACATTTTTTCAAAACGATCTTTGACCCAAGTCAGGGCAGGTGTCAAAGTAATCGGCGATAGTGCTGAAAAAGGCGTGCTGTTGTGGCGCGTTGCGTATTTGTGGCGAGGATCCTGGCCTTTGGATCGGCCCTTCGTTCAAGCCCTGGAGTGCATATGAAGATAGTTCCGGCATACCTGTTCGATACCTGCCGGGGAGCGCGTTCCGGCCAGTGCCCCCACCTGCTGCCGGTTGCGCCGGAGTTCGAGCCTCGGCTGGAAGGCGTGATCTGCGAGTCCGGCTGGCCTGAATTCCTGGAGGAAAGCTATGCCGGAAAGCACCATTACCACCATGCCTTCCGGGTCGCCGTGTCCGGTTGCCCGAACGGCTGCTCCCGGCCGCATATCCAGGATATCGGCCTGATCCGTTCCATGCGGCCCGTCCTTGACCCGGAGCGTTGCTCCTCATGCGGGATTTGCGGGCAGTCCTGCCCGGACAGCGCCATCCTCATGCGCACGGCCTCTGAAATGGGCCTGGAAGGGGCGCAGATGCTCCCGGAGATTGATCCGGGACTCTGTCTTCGCTGCGGACACTGCGTGCGCGTCTGCCCCACGGGAGCGATGCGTGCGGCGGAAGAGGGCTGGCGCATCGTGGTGGGCGGACGGCTCGGCAGGCGTCCCGCCCTGGGCCGGGAATTGCCGGGGCTGCATTCCGACGAGGAGGCGCTGGAAGTGGTCGAGCGGGCCTTGCGGCTGTACATGGACAACTGGCGCAGGGGCCTGCGCTTTGGCGTGCTGCTCGATGAAACGGGCCTGGAGCCGCTCTCTTCGGGAGTGCGGATATGAATAGGCTGGCGCCTGTCCTGGCCTCTTTGGCTCTGATCCTGCTCGGAGCCCATGCACTGCGCCTGGGACGGCCCGGGGTGTCCGCCGCCTGTCTTGGGCTTCTGGTTCTGGCCTGGAGATCGGAGGGGGGGCGGAAGGGCGAACCGGGACGCGGCGCATCCTGGGTGCGCTGGGCGCTCCTTGCCGTTCTGGCGGTCGGGGCGGTCGTCTGGACCCAGACGGCGGCGGATCTGATTCGGTTCCGGCTGGACGCGGGCCTGCCCTGGTTCCGGCTGGCCGCGATCATGAGCGGAGTCTGCCTTCTGAATTTGTGCGCCTTGGCCGTGTTGCTGGCCGCTCCCGGACGTCGGCGGTATTCGGGCGATGCCGAGTACGGATTTTTCCGCGCCGCGATATTCCTGCTCGTGGCGGCGCTGCTGTTCGTCAGCGAGATCAAGACGCCGTTCCCGATCCTGCTGCTGGAGCGCTATCTGCCGGGATGGGGAGGACTTGAGATCTTCGCGCTGGCGCTTTACGCCCAATGGGTAGCCGGACGCATGATCGCGCCCCGCGCCGCCCGCAAGATTCGCCCCCGCATTTGGGGCCTGTTCAGCGTTGTCTTTTTCCTGCAACTGGGTCTGGGACTGCTCGGACTGGACCGGATGCTCATGACCGGAACCCTGCACCTGCCCGTGCCCGCGCTCATCGTGGGCGGCCCGATTTTCCGGGCGGGCGGCTGGTTCATGCTCATCCTGTATCTTTCCACCGTGCTCCTGGTGGGGCCTGCCTGGTGCAGCCATCTCTGCTACGTGGGCGCGTGGGACGATGCCGCTTCCCGGCTCGGCCCCAAGCGTCCCGTATCCGGATTTCTCGACCGCAGGTTCCTGGGGCTGCGCATCACCTTCCTTGCCCGTGCAGCGACCCTTGTCTTGACGGTGGCTGTCGCGCTGGGATTGCGGTTGGCGGGCGTTCCCGGCCTGACGGCGGTCTGGGCGGCTGCCGCGTTCGGTCTTGGAGGCGTGGCCGCCATGGGGCTGCTCTCGCGCAGGAGCGGAAGCATGGTGCACTGTTCGGCCTATTGTCCCATAGGGCTTGTCGGCAATCTGCTCGGACGGCTGCTGCCCTGGCGGGTGCGCATGAACGGCCAGTGCACGCGCTGCGGCGTCTGCGCCACGGCTTGCCGCTACGGCGCGCTTCTGCCGGAAGACATCGAGGCGGGGCGTCCCGGATTGTCGTGCACGCTCTGCGGCGACTGCGTGGGAGTCTGCGCGCACGGAGCCATGGGATACCGTTTTCCGGGATTGCGTGCGGACACGGCCCGGCTGACGTTTCTCGCGCTCGTGGTCACGCTGCATGCCGTGTTCCTCGGAGTGGCCCGGGTTTGACAAAGTGGGAATTATTCCCATCTTTGATTTGGGTCAAATACACTTCGGCCCGGCTGGGGCAGGGTGGGGCTGCGAGATTCGGGATACAACCAGGAGATGAATTATGATCGCCAAGCGAGAAATCGTCAGGATAGATGAAGAACTGTGCGACGGCTGCGGCCTTTGCGTGCCGAACTGCGCCGAAGGAGCCATCCGCGTCGTGGACGGCAAGGCGCGCATCGTCGCGGATAAATATTGCGATGGGCTGGGCGCCTGCCTCGGCCACTGCCCGAAGGGCGCGCTTACCATCGAGGTGCGCGAAGCGGACGAGTTCGACGAGCAGGCCGTGGAGCAATTGCTGGCCGCTGAAAAGGCGAAGCAGGCCGAACCGGCCGCTGCCCATGCGCCGCGTCCGGGAGGCTGCCCTTCGGCCAGGCTGATGTCGCTCAGCCCTTGCGACCAGGCCAACGTCCCCACGGGACGGACCGGCGCAACGGACGCGGTTTCGGCTCTGAGCCACTGGCCCATCCAGATCCGGCTCGTTCCCGCGGATGCGCCGTTCCTCAAGGGCGCGAACCTGCTGCTCACGGCGGATTGCGTGGCCGTGTCCCTGCCGGACTACCATTCCACCTGGCTTCCGGGACGCAAGGTGCTCATGGGCTGCCCCAAGTTCGACGACGCGGAAATGTACATCGAGCGGCTGGCCGCCGTGTTCCGCGAAAACGAGCTTCGGTCCGTGACCGTTCTGGAGATGGAAGTACCCTGCTGCGCCAACATGGGACGAATCACGGCCGAGGCCGTGCGACGCAGCGGCAGAAAGATGTCTTTTCAGCGCGTGATCGTGGCTCGCGAGGGCCGCGTGCTGGCGCGCGAGACCGTGACCCCATAGACGGGTTTCGGTCCATGCCGGGGCGAAAGCCCCAAAGGGTGGTTGACTTATGAGAAAGATCGATTTGCACGCGGAAAACGGGTTCAAGGATACGACATTCTCCGTTTTCCATGCCCATGCTTCGCCGTATACCAAGGTGGTGAACTTCAACTTCGAACCCGGTCAGGAATTGCCGGTGCACTCCCACGACATCGAAGGAGAGCTGGTGCTCGCCGTGCTCGAGGGGGAGGGCGAATTCCTGGCCAAGGACGGCGCTTCCATGCCCGCCAAGGCCGGGGATGTGCTCATCTCGGACATCGCCGAACCCCACGGCGTGCGCGCGGCCACGCGGATGCGCGTGCTCGTGGTCATCGCTCCGCCCATCTGAGCGGGCCGGACCGAGGCTGTCTGATGGACGTTCGAGCCGCCTTTCGGGGCGGCTTTTTCATTTCCGGCGTTGCCTCGCTTCCTGGGGGCGGGTATCCTGGGCAACCGAATTTCAGCAAGGAGGAGATGAATATGAACCAGGACAATCCCAAAGGCGCGATTTTGCAGCGCGACAAGAAAACCTACGCCATCGTGCCCCGCACGCCTGCCGGACTGATGACCCCGGACCATCTGGAGGCCATCGCGCGGGTGGCGCGCAAGTATTCCGTACCTATTCTCAAGATCACCTCGGGCCAGCGCATGGCCCTGGTGGGCATCGAGAAGGAGGACGTGGATTCGCTCTGGGCCGAGCTGAGCATGGAGGTGGGCGAGGCCACGGGCCTCTGCGTGCATTATGTCCAGGCTTGTCCGGGCACGGCCGTCTGCCGCCTGGGCCAGCGCGATTCCCTCGGCCTGGGGCTGGAACTGGAAAAGCTCTATGTGGGCAGGGAGCTGCCCGCGAAGGTCAAGATGGGCGTGTCCGGCTGCCCCATGTGCTGCGGGGAATCCTGGGTGCGCGACGTGGGTTTTGTCGGACGCAAGAACGGCTGGAGCGTGATGGTGGGCGGATCTTCCGCCGGGCGGCCGCGCATCGGCGACCTGCTTGCGGAAGAGCTGACGCGGGAGCAGGCCGTGGACTTGGCCGGACGTTTCCTGGACTACTATGCCGAGCACGCTCCCAAACGGCATCGCACCGCGCTCTTTTTGGAGAAGCACGGCATCGAGGCGGTCAAGGCGGCATTGCTTTAAGAGCTGCGGACCTCTTCGCCCTCAGGAGCCGGAAAGCCATGCTCCTGCTGGACGGAAAAGCCAAGGCGGCCCCGCTCATGGAGCGGAGCCGCCTTTTTTGCGTTTCGTGTCGATGTCCGGCGGGCTATTGCGCCTTGGGGCCGAAGATCTGCACGGGCTTGGTCGTGTCGCCGCCGGAACCCGGATACGGGTCGGCCTTGTGCACGGGCTTGCCCGACTTGAGCACTTCCACGGCAACTTCCATGAAGTTGTTGTAGCGGTGCTTGCATTCGTAGAAGCCGTGCCACCAGGCGTAGTCCGGGGCCATCATGGCCGTGCCCATGCGTGCGCGGCGGCCCTCGTGGTGCCAGAGCTCGTAGTATTGGACCTCAAGCTCCTCGTCGAAGAACTTGCTCTTGTCCAGCACTCCGGTCTCGTAGAGCTTGTCGAGCATGGCCTTGGCGGGCTTGAAGTAGACTTCGTTGTAGTTCTCCACAGCCTGATCCAGCTTGGCGTAGTGGCTTTCCGTCCAGGTCTTGGAGTGACACTGGTTGCAGATGTCCTGCATCTTGCCCCGTTCCTTCTGCCAGTCGTTCTTGGCCGGGAAGGCTGCGAAGTCCTGCGGGCGGATGGTCAGCGGGGCCTGAAGTTCCCAGGAGAGGCGTTCGGTGACGTCGTGGGAGGTCATCACCGATCCGGAACCGGACATGTGGCAGGAGGCGCAGGTCGGGGCGCGGTAGTCCACGCCGGGCGTCCAGGCGCCGGGAGCGGCGTCCCAGTTGTACTGGTCGCCGAACGCGGTGTAGATGTCGCCGTGCTTGGATTCCATGTAGATTTCGATCTGCGGATGGTCCGGGCCGAGGTGGCACTGGCCGCAGGCTTCGGGCTTGCGGGCTTCCATCACGGAGAAGCGGTGGCGCGTATGGCAACTGGTGCAGGAGCCCAGGCTGCCGTCCATGTTCACGCGGCCCACGCCCACGTTGGGCCAGGTCAGCGGGTCGAGCTTGCCGTTCTCGTCCTGCTTGAGCACCGTGCCGTGGCAGACGTAGCAGCCCGAAGCGCGCTCGACCGCGTTGTTCATGCCGTTGTTCAGCCAGGGGTCGATCTTCCAGATGATTTCCATGGTATTGGCATGCTTGGACTTGCTGTACTGCATGGCTTCGTCCGGGTGGCAGCGGGAGCAGTCCTTGGGGGTGACCACGCCCGCGATGGCGATCTTGTATTCGCCCTTGCCCCACTTGGTGTCCGAACGTTCATACTGCTTGAAATGTTCCTGGCTGATGTCCTTGTCGCCGGGCTGGGCCTGATGGCAGTCCAGACAGGTGACGTTGGCCGAGGCATGTCGGCTCATGGCCCAGTCCGAGAAGATTCCGGGGTTATCCTGCTTGTGGCACTCGATGCAGGCCACGGCCTGAGGCGGCATGCCGCGCTCGATCCGGTATTCCTTGGGCTTGGGCATGTTCTGCTGCTGCTGCGCTCCGGCTGCCGCGGGAAGCAGCACAGCCGCCAGAAAAGCCAGCAGACATGCCGCACTACAGTGTTTCCTCATGTGTCCCTTCCTCCTCGCTCTGCAATGTTGAAACGTGTTCATTCTTCGTCGGGATCGAACCGCACGAGGGCCTGGAGGCCTGTGGCGCGGTAGGGCGGCAGATTCTGCTTATACCCGTAATAGGGGCGGTCGACGTGCACGAGGTTTCGATGGCAGTCCGTGCACTTCTTCTCGTAGCCGGGCATGGGATAGAGAACCGTGCGGTGCGCGAGCATGGCTCCCCGCTGATCGGGCATGGCGAGCAGGTTCCGGTGGCACTTCAGGCACTGGGCGTTCTTGATGTCCCGGTAGGCCCCCTCGCGCTGCTCCTTGCGCACGTAGTCGTCTCCGCCCGTGGCCACATGCATGGCCACGTCCTTGAGGCCGTGCCAGGTCTTGGCGAAGAAGAAATTGAAGGTGTCGTGCGGAGCGGGCAGGTGGCAATCCATGCAGTCGGCCACAAGCCCCTGCGGGTTGTTCACGTGGGTTGACGTTCGCCAGGCCTGATAGGCGGGCTGAATCTCATGGCAGCTGGCGCAGAATTCCGGCGTCGAGGTCCGGACCATGGTGTAGTAGGTCATGCTGAATACTGGGAAGGCGATCAGCAGACCGAATGCGGTCCAGAGAATCGGCGCGAGATACTTCCTTTTCATGCTTGCTCCGGCCTTTTTTGGGTTTCTCCCCTGAGTCTATGCACGATTATCAGTAAATTTGTGATTATTTTTTGACTTAAGTCAAAAAGCGAAACCTTCGGTTGCTCTTTTCGCCTGTTGCGCCGTCGATCAAAGGCGGTTACAAAGCACATCTCAAGAATCGCCGAAAAGACGTGGAGGGGGAACGCGTTGCGCATCATCATCGTCGGAGCCGGGGAAGTCGGTTTTCATATTGCCCGCAGGCTCGCTGTGGAGAACAAGGAAGTCATCGTCATCGACAAGAACCCCGCGGCGTTGAAGCGGGTTTCGGAAACGACGGACGTGCAGACTTTCGAAGGTTCGGGATGCAGCCCGCGCGTGCTGGAAGAGGCGGGCGTGGCTGGCGGGGACATCCTGCTCGCCGTCACGGACTCCGACGAAATCAACATCATGGCCTGCGTTTTCGCGGGCAAGCTCGCCAAGAACATTACGCTGCTGGCTCGGCTGCGCGACGAAGACTACACTCAGTACAAGCACCTGATCACCGAGGGGGAACCGCGAATCCGCCGGATCATCAACCCGGACCAGGAAGTGGTGGATTCCATCCTCCGGCTCATGAGCGTTCCGGGCGCCGTGGAGATCAACGAATTCGCGGGCGGCAAGATTCGGCTCATCGGCGTGCGTCTGCCCGAGGGCAGCCCCGTGATCGGCAAGCGGCTGATGAATCTGCGGGACGTGACGGGCGACGTGGGCGTGGTCATCGCCGCGCTGGTGCGGGACGACAAGCTGGTCATCCCCACGGGCGAGGACGAAATCCAGCGCCGGGACACCGTGTATTTCGCCTGCGACATCAAGGACCAGGACGAGATTCTGGAGCGTATCGGAATCCGGTCCGAGCCCATCAAGACCGTGTTCATCGTGGGCGGCGGCAACATCGGCTTCAAGCTGGCCAAGTCGCTGGACAACAAATTCTATCATACCCGGCTGCTGGACGCGGACCCTCAGCGTTGCGGCTTCCTCGCCGAGCAGCTCAACCGGCCCATCGTGCTCCAGGGCGACGCCCGCGACCAGGATCTGCTGCGCGAGGAGAACGTGGGCGAGCTGGACCTGGTCATCTCCGTGACCGGAGACGAGGAGACCAACATCCTGGCCTGTCTGCTGGCCAAAAATCTCGGCGCGCGCGAAACCATCACGCGCATCAACAATTTCGCGTACATGCCGCTGATCGAGCCCATCGGCATCGACCATCTGGTCTGCCCCCGGCTCTCAGCCATCAATTCCATTCTGCATTTCATCCGGCGCGGACAGGTCATGTCCACCGCGTCCATCAAGGGCGAGGACGCCGAAGCGCTGGAAGCCATCGCCCAGGAGAATTCCTCCGTGGTGGGCAAGCCGCTGAAGGACATCAAGTTCCCCAAGGGCGCGCTGATCCTTTGCTTCCAGCGCGGCGACGAAGTGGTCATCCCTCGCGGCGATACCGTGATCCAGCCCAACGACCGACTGGTGATCATCTCCACCCGGCAGAACATCACCAAGGTGGAAAAGGCCCTGGACGTGACCGTGGAGTTCTTCTAGATGCGTTTGAAATACGTCCTGCACGTCATCGGAGCCCTGGTCTTCTGCGTGGGCCTGACCATGCTCTGGCCTTTGGGCTTTTCGCTCTACTACGGCGATGCGGGCGTGTTTCCCCTGCTCTGGTCCATGCTCATAACCGTTGCCGTGGGCGCGGCGACCTTTCTCCTTTTTCGCGATCCGGAGGCCGAACGCGGTCTGAGCCACCGCGAAGGCATGGCCATCGTGGGCATAGGCTGGCTCGCTGCCGGACTTTTCGGCGCGTTGCCGTTCTGGCTCGGCGGCGTTTTTTCCGGCTCCGTGGTGGACTGCGTGTTCGAGTCGCTCTCCGGCTTCACCACCACGGGCTCCAGCGTGCTCGTGGACATCGAAGGCGTCGCGCGGGGGCTGCTCTTCTGGCGCAGCCTGACCCACTGGCTCGGCGGCATGGGCATCATCGTGCTCTCCCTCGCCATTCTGCCCTTCCTCGGCATCGGCGGCATGCAGCTCTACAAGGCCGAGGTGCCCGGCCCGGTGCCGGACAAGCTCAAGCCGCGCATCAAGGATACGGCGCTGCTGCTCTGGAAGGTCTACGTGCTCTTTTCCGGCCTGGAGACCCTGCTGCTCATGCTCGGAGGAATGGACCTCTTCGACGCGCTCTGCCATACCTTCGGCACCATGGCCACGGGCGGGTTCTCCACCAGGAACACTTCGGTGGCGTCCTACGAGTCGGCCTACATCGATTGGGTCATCACCATCTTCATGCTCATCGCGGGCATCAATTTTTCCCTGCATTTCCTGGCGCTCAAGGGCCGCATCCGCGACGTGCTCAAGGATTCGGAGCTGCGTTTCTTCCTGGGGCTCTTCGCCTTCTTCACGATCATCATCGCCATTGCCGTGCTGCACGAAAACTACGGCGACGTGGAAGCCTCGCTGCGGTATTCCGCGTTTCAGGTGGCCTCGATCCTGACCACCACGGGCTTCGCCACCGCGGACTACGAACTCTGGCCCTCGCTTTGCCAGGGCTTGCTCCTGCTCTGCATGTTCATCGGGGGGTGCGCCGGATCCACCGGAGGCGGCATGAAGGTCATGCGCATCCAGCTTCTGATCAAGCATTCCTACAAGGAACTGATCCAGCTGATTCATCCGCGCAGCGTGACCCAGGTCAAGGTCAGCGGAAAGGCCGTGCCCATGGGCGTGCTTTCCGGC
This portion of the Paucidesulfovibrio longus DSM 6739 genome encodes:
- a CDS encoding nitrite/sulfite reductase domain-containing protein, which codes for MNQDNPKGAILQRDKKTYAIVPRTPAGLMTPDHLEAIARVARKYSVPILKITSGQRMALVGIEKEDVDSLWAELSMEVGEATGLCVHYVQACPGTAVCRLGQRDSLGLGLELEKLYVGRELPAKVKMGVSGCPMCCGESWVRDVGFVGRKNGWSVMVGGSSAGRPRIGDLLAEELTREQAVDLAGRFLDYYAEHAPKRHRTALFLEKHGIEAVKAALL
- the rpsT gene encoding 30S ribosomal protein S20, which translates into the protein MANHKSAIKRHRQSLKRRDRNRATKTRIKNVVKAVRQALEQNDKEQAAAALQNAASMLDKASTKKVVHWRNASRRIARLQQAVNKLD
- a CDS encoding ATP-binding protein, which encodes MIAKREIVRIDEELCDGCGLCVPNCAEGAIRVVDGKARIVADKYCDGLGACLGHCPKGALTIEVREADEFDEQAVEQLLAAEKAKQAEPAAAHAPRPGGCPSARLMSLSPCDQANVPTGRTGATDAVSALSHWPIQIRLVPADAPFLKGANLLLTADCVAVSLPDYHSTWLPGRKVLMGCPKFDDAEMYIERLAAVFRENELRSVTVLEMEVPCCANMGRITAEAVRRSGRKMSFQRVIVAREGRVLARETVTP
- a CDS encoding Crp/Fnr family transcriptional regulator; protein product: MNEMMDALKAVTLFNGLPPEQIKALAGIALPRVMEKKEEIFQAGDEANGFYVVMEGRVKVYRSAISGKEQIIHVWGPGDALGEVPMFQGSTFPASAQALERTRLLFFRRDAFRSLILKEPDLGMNMIALLAGRLRILVSQVAALSLKEVPQRLAAYLLLLADTQETDTLRLDMAKGQIASYLGTIQETLSRTLKKMAEQEIIQVHGREITLLNMDVLESLAAGLEQL
- a CDS encoding 4Fe-4S binding protein yields the protein MNRLAPVLASLALILLGAHALRLGRPGVSAACLGLLVLAWRSEGGRKGEPGRGASWVRWALLAVLAVGAVVWTQTAADLIRFRLDAGLPWFRLAAIMSGVCLLNLCALAVLLAAPGRRRYSGDAEYGFFRAAIFLLVAALLFVSEIKTPFPILLLERYLPGWGGLEIFALALYAQWVAGRMIAPRAARKIRPRIWGLFSVVFFLQLGLGLLGLDRMLMTGTLHLPVPALIVGGPIFRAGGWFMLILYLSTVLLVGPAWCSHLCYVGAWDDAASRLGPKRPVSGFLDRRFLGLRITFLARAATLVLTVAVALGLRLAGVPGLTAVWAAAAFGLGGVAAMGLLSRRSGSMVHCSAYCPIGLVGNLLGRLLPWRVRMNGQCTRCGVCATACRYGALLPEDIEAGRPGLSCTLCGDCVGVCAHGAMGYRFPGLRADTARLTFLALVVTLHAVFLGVARV
- the trkA gene encoding Trk system potassium transporter TrkA; the protein is MRIIIVGAGEVGFHIARRLAVENKEVIVIDKNPAALKRVSETTDVQTFEGSGCSPRVLEEAGVAGGDILLAVTDSDEINIMACVFAGKLAKNITLLARLRDEDYTQYKHLITEGEPRIRRIINPDQEVVDSILRLMSVPGAVEINEFAGGKIRLIGVRLPEGSPVIGKRLMNLRDVTGDVGVVIAALVRDDKLVIPTGEDEIQRRDTVYFACDIKDQDEILERIGIRSEPIKTVFIVGGGNIGFKLAKSLDNKFYHTRLLDADPQRCGFLAEQLNRPIVLQGDARDQDLLREENVGELDLVISVTGDEETNILACLLAKNLGARETITRINNFAYMPLIEPIGIDHLVCPRLSAINSILHFIRRGQVMSTASIKGEDAEALEAIAQENSSVVGKPLKDIKFPKGALILCFQRGDEVVIPRGDTVIQPNDRLVIISTRQNITKVEKALDVTVEFF
- a CDS encoding multiheme c-type cytochrome, producing MRKHCSAACLLAFLAAVLLPAAAGAQQQQNMPKPKEYRIERGMPPQAVACIECHKQDNPGIFSDWAMSRHASANVTCLDCHQAQPGDKDISQEHFKQYERSDTKWGKGEYKIAIAGVVTPKDCSRCHPDEAMQYSKSKHANTMEIIWKIDPWLNNGMNNAVERASGCYVCHGTVLKQDENGKLDPLTWPNVGVGRVNMDGSLGSCTSCHTRHRFSVMEARKPEACGQCHLGPDHPQIEIYMESKHGDIYTAFGDQYNWDAAPGAWTPGVDYRAPTCASCHMSGSGSVMTSHDVTERLSWELQAPLTIRPQDFAAFPAKNDWQKERGKMQDICNQCHSKTWTESHYAKLDQAVENYNEVYFKPAKAMLDKLYETGVLDKSKFFDEELEVQYYELWHHEGRRARMGTAMMAPDYAWWHGFYECKHRYNNFMEVAVEVLKSGKPVHKADPYPGSGGDTTKPVQIFGPKAQ
- the glyS gene encoding glycine--tRNA ligase subunit beta, whose protein sequence is MADFILEIGTEEMPARFVPKLAEELRENLAALLDQGMVERGEIRTFATPRRVAALVEGIAAEQRRQEEEVTGPPASIAYKDGELTKAGLGFAKTQGVEPADLYTVSTPKGDYLAARKSLGGGKAMDVLPGICLDAVKRLTFPKKMHWGDYDFTFGRPVRWLLALLGEQVVEFGVNDLVSGRTTHGHRVMGPGPFEVAAAADYVRVAEEQGRVMLDPARRMQVVRERGAALAEAKGGEVVWNDGLLQEVSNLVELPVPVLGDIDPIYLELPAEVLLTSMQSHQKSFGVRGKDGTLLPHFLTTLNIEPSDPALVKKGWERVLKARLEDARFFWEADTGTDFQVWLDKLESVVFLGPLGSMGDKSRRLERLCRRIGEALSVSRNILPGEIADFAKAGRMAKADLVSEMVNEFDTLQGVMGGIYAERAGMGSLVSEALKEQYLPAGPDSPVPSSLAGAVLSMADKADTLAGCFGLGKIPTGANDPYALRRCALGICRIIMEHGLALDVRELLGWALEGYTDVKWKLPVGEALDKLVDFFGQRLRALFAGRGMSVLVVDAALGAGFDDIRTLELRVAALEAFSKEPDFEQAVLTFKRAANIIRKQGEEAGQELTGRYDAALFAEEQEKALAERLEKSESRFEELWAADDFAGLLGLLRELRPSVDAFFDGVMVICDDQAVRRNRLNLLKSLVDRLGRLADFSALQV
- a CDS encoding cytochrome c3 family protein — encoded protein: MKRKYLAPILWTAFGLLIAFPVFSMTYYTMVRTSTPEFCASCHEIQPAYQAWRTSTHVNNPQGLVADCMDCHLPAPHDTFNFFFAKTWHGLKDVAMHVATGGDDYVRKEQREGAYRDIKNAQCLKCHRNLLAMPDQRGAMLAHRTVLYPMPGYEKKCTDCHRNLVHVDRPYYGYKQNLPPYRATGLQALVRFDPDEE
- a CDS encoding 4Fe-4S binding protein; this encodes MKIVPAYLFDTCRGARSGQCPHLLPVAPEFEPRLEGVICESGWPEFLEESYAGKHHYHHAFRVAVSGCPNGCSRPHIQDIGLIRSMRPVLDPERCSSCGICGQSCPDSAILMRTASEMGLEGAQMLPEIDPGLCLRCGHCVRVCPTGAMRAAEEGWRIVVGGRLGRRPALGRELPGLHSDEEALEVVERALRLYMDNWRRGLRFGVLLDETGLEPLSSGVRI
- a CDS encoding cupin domain-containing protein, with amino-acid sequence MRKIDLHAENGFKDTTFSVFHAHASPYTKVVNFNFEPGQELPVHSHDIEGELVLAVLEGEGEFLAKDGASMPAKAGDVLISDIAEPHGVRAATRMRVLVVIAPPI